The Coffea arabica cultivar ET-39 chromosome 4e, Coffea Arabica ET-39 HiFi, whole genome shotgun sequence genome includes a window with the following:
- the LOC113741018 gene encoding uncharacterized protein, whose amino-acid sequence MTLRSGKEVEGPAPVAPKDKNEDRIEKELEEEGTPGINKEVIRTPVVPVKPNPPPFPSRLERLKKHNKKKEILEMFRKVEINIPLLDAIKQVPRYAKFLKDLCINRKKLRGDERIIVGENVSAVLQRKLPPKCGELGMFTIPCKIGNTSIRNAMLDLGASINVMPKAIYASLNLGPLKETGIIIQLADRTNAYPDGVIEDVLVQVNNLVFPADFYILDMGNERSPNPSPILLGRPFLSTARTKIDVSEGTLTMEFDGEIVHFNIFEAMRYPCHSNAIFAMSVIDPLVQEVFEINSRDELETAITKHLDLEATCEMELDVSLQRMAPEVELKPLPEHLKYAYLGEKWTLPVIISSKLSPREEDKLLRVLREHKEAIGWTIADIKGISPSVCMHRIRLEEDARPIRQPQRRLNPIMMEVVKKEVINLLDVGIIFSISDSPWVSPVQVVPKKAGVTVEENQEGDLVPVRKPTGWRQCIDYRKLNAIAIAPEDQEKTTFTCPFGTFAYRMMPFGLCNAPATFQRCMISIFSEYVERIIEVFMDDFSVYGDSFDDCLDNLTLILKRCIETNLVLNWEK is encoded by the exons ATGACCCTCAGGAGTGGGAAAGAGGTTGAAGGACCAGCACCAGTAGCTCCGAAGGACAAGAATGAGGACCGCATTGAGAAGGAGCTTGAGGAAGAAGGAACGCCCGGCATAAATAAAGAGGTAATACGTACCCCAGTGGTTCCAGTTAAGCCTAACCCACCACCTTTTCCTAGCAGGTTGGAAAGGCTTAAAAAGCataacaagaaaaaggaaattctGGAGATGTTTAGAAAGGTGGAGATAAATATCCCCTTACTTGACGCAATTAAGCAAGTACCCCGGTATGCCAAATTCTTGAAGGACCTATGCATCaataggaagaaattgaggggaGATGAAAGGATAATTGTGGGAGAGAACGTATCCGCAGTGCTTCAAAGAAAACTTCCGCCCAAGTGTGGAGAGCTAGGTATGTTCACTATCCCTTGTAAAATCGGGAACACTAGCATTAGGAATGCCATGTTAGACCTAGGAGCCTCTATAAATGTGATGCCCAAGGCTATTTATGCTTCTCTAAATTTGGGTCCCTTAAAGGAAACTGGCATTATAATTCAATTGGCTGATAGGACTAATGCTTATCCCGATGGGGTGATAGAAGATGTGTTAGTGCAAGTGAACAATTTAGTGTTCCCCGCTGATTTTTATATTCTTGATATGGGTAATGAACGTTCTCCAAATCCATCACCAATTTTGTTGGGGAGGCCCTTCTTGAGCACGGCTCGTacaaaaattgatgttagtGAGGGCACCCTAacgatggaatttgatggagaaatagttcattttaatatatttgaggCCATGAGATATCCTTGTCATTCTAATGCTATTTTCGCTATGAGTGTAATCGACCCTTTGGTGCAAGAAGTGTTTGAAATTAATAGCAGGGATGAATTGGAGACAGCAATCACCAAACATTTGGATCTGGAAGCAACTTGTGAAATGGAGTTAGATGTCAGTTTGCAAAGAATG GCACCTGAAGTGGAGTTAAAACCTCTGCCCGAGCATCTAAAGTATGCCTATCTAGGTGAAAAATGGACGTTACCAgtgataatctcatccaaattATCACCCAGGGAGGAGGATAAGCTGCTACGGGTTCTAAGGGAGCATAAGGAAGCTATAGGTTGGACAATTGCGGACATAAAGGGTATAAGCCCGTCCGTGTGCATGCATCGAATTCGCCTGGAAGAGGATGCTAGGCCGATAAGACAACCACAAAGGAGATTGAACCCCATCATGATGGAAGTGGTCAAGAAAGAGGTAATCAACCTTCTGGACGTGGGAATCATTTTTTCTATCTCAGATAGCCCGTGGGTGAGTCCAGTCCAAGTGGTGCCAAAGAAAGCAGGGGTAACTGTGGAAGAAAATCAGGAAGGGGACCTCGTTCCAGTTCGAAAGCCTACGGGTTGGCGCCAGTGCATCGATTACCGCAAATTGAACGCG ATAGCAATTGCaccagaggatcaagagaaaACAACTTTCACTTGCCCCTTTGGCACTTTTGCCTATCGaatgatgccatttggattgtgcAATGCCCCTGCAACATTTCAGAGGTGCATGATTAGCATTTTTTCTGAGTATGTGGAGAGAATAATTGAGGTATTCATGGATGACTTCAGTGTCTATGGTGATAGTTTTGACGATTGCTTAGATAACCTGACATTGATTTTAAAAAGATGCATTGAGACTAACCTAGTGCTCAATTGGGAAAAATGA
- the LOC113741019 gene encoding uncharacterized protein, protein MANARTIRELAAPNLTQQPLCITFPRLSENAAFELKPGPIHLLPTFHGLSGEEPHKHMQEFDVVCSSMKPSGVTDEQIKLKAFPFSLKDSAKDWLYCLPAGIITTWPEMQKKFFEKYFPASRAASLRKEICDIKQFHGESLYEYWERNIIDAASGGALVNKTTQEAWELIERMAENCQQFGTREDVPTRKVNEVSSSSIQQQLSELTSFVRQIAVGNVQQAKVCGICTNSGHTTDSCPQLQEEGIEQANMAGNMPMPRRQYDPYSNSYNPGWRDHPNLSYGGNKQQNFTPNRQQGFQQQYQTKNQPSSNPGMSLEDMVKIIASNTMKFQQDTEASSQETKARMQNLENQMSQLASIVNRLDS, encoded by the exons ATGGCAAATGCACGAACAATACGGGAGTTGGCCGCTCCAAACTTGACCCAACAACCTCTCTGCATAACTTTCCCTCGCCTTAGTGAGAATGCAGCTTTTGAATTAAAACCTGGTCCAATACATTTGTTGCCTACTTTTCATGGTCTGTCAGGTGAGGAACCCCACAAACACatgcaggaatttgatgtggTGTGTTCGAGTATGAAGCCTTCGGGAGTAACTGATGAACAAATTAAGTTAAAGGCCTTCCCTTTTTCTCTCAAGGATTCGGCAAAAGACTGGTTATACTGTCTACCTGCAGGCATTATCACCACGTGGCCAGAGATgcagaaaaaattttttgaaaaatatttcccTGCGTCCAGAGCTGCTAGTTTGCGAAAGGAAATATGTGACATCAAACAATTTCACGGGGAATCCTTGTATGAATATTGGGAGAG AAATATCATTGATGCAGCAAGTGGAGGTGCACTGGTGAATAAAACTACCCAAGAGGCTTGGGAACTAATCGAGCGAATGGCAGAGAACTGCCAGCAGTTTGGTACAAGAGAGGATGTTCCTACGAGAAAGGTCAATGAGGTAAGCTCATCTTCCATTCAACAGCAGTTATCTGAATTAACCTCATTTGTTCGACAGATAGCTGTAGGAAATGTACAGCAGGCCAAGGTGTGTGGGATTTGTACGAACAGTGGTCATACCACCGACTCGTGCCCACAGTTACAAGAGGAGGGAATTGAGCAAGCAAACATGGCTGGTAACATGCCCATGCCACGTAGACAGTATGACCCCTATTCCAACTCATACAATCCGGGTTGGAGGGatcatccaaatctgagctATGGGggaaataagcaacaaaatttcACCCCCAATAGACAACAGGGCTTCCAGCAACAATATCAAACAAAGAATCAACCCTCCTCTAACCCAGGTATGTCCTTAGAAGACATGGTTAAAATCATAGCCTCTAACACTATGAAATTTCAGCAGGACACTGAGGCCAGCAGTCAAGAGACGAAGGCGCGTATGCAAAACTTGGAAAATCAGATGAGTCAATTGGCCTCAATTGTCAACCGACTGGACTCCTAG